Part of the Haemophilus influenzae genome is shown below.
CATAAGTGCGATGCCAAGCATAAACTAAATGATCACTCGCTGCTTTTGATGCTGAATAAGGGCTGCTTGGATGATAAGGAGAATATTCGGTAAAAGCAGGTCCTGAAAGAGATAAATCACCATAAACTTCATCAGTAGAAATATGGTGGAATCGAAAGGTCGTTTTTTTAGCTTCGTCTAAGGTATGCCAATAATTCTTAGCAACCTCTAACAACGTATAAGTACCAACAATATTGGTTTGAATAAAATCAGCTGCTCCAGAAATAGAACGATCGACATGACTTTCTGCCGCCAAATGCATCACTGCATCAGGCTGATATTTCTCGAAAACGCTTTCTATCGCCTTAAGATCACAGATATCAATTTGCTCAAAAGCATAGCGAGGATTATTTTCAACCTCTTTCAAAGCTGATTGATTTGCCGCATAGGTCAGTTTATCAATATTGATAACGGAATCTTGAGTCTGATAAATGATATATCGAATAAGAGCGGAACCGATGAAGCCGGAACCGCCGGTGATTAAAATATTCATCTTGTTGAGTTAATAAATTTAAAGTAATACAAATAGAAGAAATCTCGCTTAAGAAATAATTAAATAAAACATTAATAAGCTCCATCTCGTTTTAAAACTACATTTACAGTTTTGAACAAAATAGCAATATCATTCCAAAGTGACCAATTTTTTACATACCAAGAATCAAAATAAACGCGAGTATTATAATCGACATTATTACGTCCGCTGACTTGCCAAAGCCCTGTCATACCGGGTTTTGCCATTAAGTAATAATCTACGTTTTCTTCATAACGCTCTAGCTCATCAATTACAATTGGGCGAGGCCCAACTAAACTCATTTCACCTTTTAAAACATTAAATAATTGAGGTAATTCATCTAAACTTGTTTTGCGAATAAAAGCACCGATTTTAGTAATTCGAGGATCATTCTTTAATTTAAAATCTTTTTCCCATTCTGCTCTTGCTTGAGGATCTGTTCTTAGCAATTCATCAAGCACCTCTTTGGAATTTACAATCAAGGATCTAAACTTTAAGCAGTTAAATGTCTTCCCATTACGACCAATTCGAGGATGTCCATAAATAGCATTACCACCATCTTTTTTTACTGCAAAATACAGATAAAGCAACACAGGGGAAAATATAATAATAATAGCTAAGGAACCAACAATATCCATGGTTCGTTTCAAAATACGAGAAGATAGTTTAGCCAAATTATTATTCATTCGTAATAACATCATTTCGTGGCTAAACATAAAAGACATGTCCGTACTATATAAAGGTAAGCCTCTCAATGTAGGAATAACAGAAACAGAACGATATCCATTTGTGGAAAAATAACGTAACCAATTATTTCTATCTACCTCTTCATCATCTTCCAATGCAATAATAAATTGATCTGTTTTTTTAGTTACTGATGTCCAAGAGGACATATTATTTAACATAGGAATATTTAATTCCTTTACATTATTACTAATATTAGAAACTGAAATAAAATACGTAACATGAAACCCTAAATAAGGTTCATCTCTTAATGCATTATAAACATCAAAAGCATTATCCCCAGAACCAATCACAATTGTATCTCTAAGAAACCAACCTGATTTTATAAGAAATTTCTTTACTAAAACCCTCGCCAATGGAAAAAGTAGAAAGGTAATCCCCCATATAAGCACCCATAAATAGCGAGAGAAATACAATTTAGAAAATGCAACAATTGCAAGTTCAAAAACCGCAAAGATAAGAAGTGTTCTAAAAATCTCTTTTAACTCAAACCAAAAAGGTTTTCTATAAGTATAATGTCTTAGCCTAATAGCAAACCATCCAACACAAAGAAAACCTAAAAGCGTATGAATGTAATATCTATCATCTATTTCGTAAATAGGTAAATATTGATCATATCCATGATGATAATAGGATATTATTAGTAAAGATAATGAAAAAGAAGCATTAAATGTAATAAAATCTAATAAAGCTAAAATAAATTTAGACAAAAATAACTTATTCATATTCTATTCTTCCAAATTTTGATAATAATTTATGGTGTATTTTTGTACCATAAAAAATAATATTTTCTTTTGGGTATACATATACAGCCGTTGAGAAAATTGTTACCACTTTTTCAAATCTTATGCCTAATACATCTAAAATCTCAGATGGGTAATTTTCACTAAAAACCTCAATATTAGGGAAATAATTTCGATAGTTTGTAGTTTCTCTTGGATGTGTTTTAATTACAAGTTTCTCTTGATCATAATTTCCTATGATAGTTTTATAAAGAGCGATTTTCTCTTCCTCAGTTAAAACATTATCTTCTGAAAGTGGCTGTGTAAATAAAACGATACTTTTATGCTTTAAATTTTCTAATTTATTTTTATCTACACTTAGTAAAAATAAAATCTCATCTTGCTCTTCTTTTGTTTTATTTTTCCAAAGTTGATGAATATTAATTACTTCAACTTTTTCTTTAATACAATCAGGAATATTATCATTCCTTGTTAAATAAATTTTCTTAACATTTTTATGCATTCCAAATTTAGGTAGTGAAAACAATCTATTTTTTAAACTTCTTTTATAATTTTTAGTTTGATAGTTCTCAGTGCCATCTTCAATTAAATAAAAAAGACATTTACTTAAAAAAAATGAAGAGCCTAAAATATGGTCAGCACCATAAACAACAGTTTTTTTAAATTCTATTCTATTTTTATAACAAAAATATATTAATTTAATTTCAGAAATAATTTTTTTAAATAGTAAATCAAAGATAGAATAAGCACTATGAAACTCAAATGCAGATTTAATTTTAGATTCAACTTTATTAGAAAATATAAAAACATCCCCTAATCTCCTTTTATCTATAAGAAGAAATAAAAATAACATCCTCATACTACTGATAATTATTACTCTTTTATTCATTCTCCCTCCTGAAATATGTTAACTGTCTTATAGTTTAATTCATATGGAAAATAATTTAGCTTATTAGTTAACAGATGAATATCATGAATATTCTTAACAAAAATACTAAGTTAGAAAAAACATATATAAAATAATAAGTAATCTATTTCTCTTAAATTTTAAGTTACAAATTAGAACAGAGAAAAATATTGCATAAGATACCAATAAAATTCCTGAAACCCTATTTGCTAACACTCCCACATTAGAGAATATAAAGAAAAGACTAACATATAAGAGCAGTAAGTTAGAATAAGTATAGGGGATTCTTTTATAAAATAGGAATAGTATAAATAACATTATTGCTCGTTGCATGTAAGGTATAGCAGACATTTTTAAATTTGCATCATGCTTATTAAAATAATAGTGAAACACCCATCTA
Proteins encoded:
- the rfbB gene encoding dTDP-glucose 4,6-dehydratase, which gives rise to MNILITGGSGFIGSALIRYIIYQTQDSVINIDKLTYAANQSALKEVENNPRYAFEQIDICDLKAIESVFEKYQPDAVMHLAAESHVDRSISGAADFIQTNIVGTYTLLEVAKNYWHTLDEAKKTTFRFHHISTDEVYGDLSLSGPAFTEYSPYHPSSPYSASKAASDHLVYAWHRTYGLPVIITNSSNNYGAYQHPEKLIPLVISNALMGKPLPIYGDGQQIRDWLFVEEHVQALYLVLTKGRIGENYNIGGNCEKTNLEVVKTICQLLEELAPNKPNNIKYYDDLIIFVKDRPGHDVRYSLDCSKIHAELGWQPKITFERGLSQTVQWYLFNS
- the wbaP gene encoding undecaprenyl-phosphate galactose phosphotransferase WbaP, which produces MNKLFLSKFILALLDFITFNASFSLSLLIISYYHHGYDQYLPIYEIDDRYYIHTLLGFLCVGWFAIRLRHYTYRKPFWFELKEIFRTLLIFAVFELAIVAFSKLYFSRYLWVLIWGITFLLFPLARVLVKKFLIKSGWFLRDTIVIGSGDNAFDVYNALRDEPYLGFHVTYFISVSNISNNVKELNIPMLNNMSSWTSVTKKTDQFIIALEDDEEVDRNNWLRYFSTNGYRSVSVIPTLRGLPLYSTDMSFMFSHEMMLLRMNNNLAKLSSRILKRTMDIVGSLAIIIIFSPVLLYLYFAVKKDGGNAIYGHPRIGRNGKTFNCLKFRSLIVNSKEVLDELLRTDPQARAEWEKDFKLKNDPRITKIGAFIRKTSLDELPQLFNVLKGEMSLVGPRPIVIDELERYEENVDYYLMAKPGMTGLWQVSGRNNVDYNTRVYFDSWYVKNWSLWNDIAILFKTVNVVLKRDGAY
- a CDS encoding glycosyltransferase family 52, whose protein sequence is MNKRVIIISSMRMLFLFLLIDKRRLGDVFIFSNKVESKIKSAFEFHSAYSIFDLLFKKIISEIKLIYFCYKNRIEFKKTVVYGADHILGSSFFLSKCLFYLIEDGTENYQTKNYKRSLKNRLFSLPKFGMHKNVKKIYLTRNDNIPDCIKEKVEVINIHQLWKNKTKEEQDEILFLLSVDKNKLENLKHKSIVLFTQPLSEDNVLTEEEKIALYKTIIGNYDQEKLVIKTHPRETTNYRNYFPNIEVFSENYPSEILDVLGIRFEKVVTIFSTAVYVYPKENIIFYGTKIHHKLLSKFGRIEYE